The Heptranchias perlo isolate sHepPer1 unplaced genomic scaffold, sHepPer1.hap1 HAP1_SCAFFOLD_390, whole genome shotgun sequence nucleotide sequence aattgagctgagctgtgccacaaatgaatatgggattaaaatctcaaattccaatcagtttgctcccgagcttccccatgtgtctgtgtggttccattacaatacaatttcacatgggggcccaaaatggcttcggaattaacacgatttctttctgagttgtcagtgaccttttcaaaaattaaacttcaaactcagaaaacatttggaggctgttttcacatttgggccctctgggtgctgcaggacgctccctgaaagagtttttaatttcaattaagaccccagatatgtcacattgtcagcctctgaataatagtttgatccactttgtgttatttctgaaaagttgcacttgcaatgaacgaagggaggaatttgggctcGAACAGATGCTGATATTCTGGCATGACGGAGCTGGGCAGAGATGAGTGATTGGATCCACAGCATTCCTGCCCTCCCCACCATCtaatttaaattatatttttgtatTGCTAGAAACAGCATGTAAGGGGTTAACTCCTGATCCCATATAAAGTTTGTtactgtgtgtctcagtgtcagctcctgtacatgtacagcacatggTGGgttaaagggaacgattcactcctgtctggtactgtacggcccgtgtgtgtctcagtgtcaaaggTGTGAGaggccgagacagagagagggtgacagagatagagagagagagagagagtaacagcgagagagagagagagagagagagacagagattgcgaaaaacacagcgggagagtgggagataggcagagagacagcgagggggacagataggtcgtgagaaaaacagagagagagagaaagagagcgagggggagagagagagagaaaaagtcagagaggggaagagaggccgagagagagagagggggatagagagggagaggaggagagagagagagagaatgatggagagagagatagaaagagagcgagagagagacagagaaaaaggcaaagacagggcgagagaggcagagagaggggtaaagaggcagagggagagagagggacagagagaaggggagagaggcagagagagacagaggcagagacagaaaaagacagagagagtggggggagagagagagaataacagagagaggcagagagatagagagagagaaagagagagagagaaaatgacagagaggggagagaggcagagaaagacagcgaacagagggtgagagaaaaagacagagcgagggggagagagagtgtgagggggtctcctgccagaaagcgggacttgtgtcggtgagggtcctgcagggtgtttgggtgatgtgcctgtcatggttgaatagctgccagtgtgtgtgacctgtgagttgtgggtgtgcggcttgcaacagtggtaatgtgtgagggtgagaggaagcatctgattgaaagagttttttggtgggtgggagatgggggcCCCCCTTGCTGTTGAGAAGCCattaaacagcccagagaggcctggctgctcgcaggaatcgggtaaatcaccaggcagtaccaattcactctctgcctctctctcgccctgtctccatctttttctctctctctctgcctctcgcctcctctctctctgtctccccgctctgtctttttctctctctctctctctctgcctctcaccccctctctctctgttgtctttCCGAATTTCTCTTGTTAGGAAAGTACTCAggtactgtacggcctgtgtgtgtctcagtgtcagctcctgtacatgtatagtacacagtgggtaaaagggaacgattcactcctgtctggtactgtacggcccatgtgtgtctcagtgtcagagggtgtgagaggccgagagagagagagagagagagagggggagagagagaaatggacagagagagagagggggagagagagagagagagagagaaggtcagagagagaaaaagacagagggagagggggagataggcAGCGAGAAAGCGAGggggacagatagatagagagtaaaacagagagagagagggggagagagagagagagaaaaggtcagagagaggagaagagaggctgagagagggagggacagagagagtggaggagagaggcagagagagagagagaatgatggagagagggatagagagagaaaaagacagagagagcgggagagagggatagagagagagaaaaggacggagagacgagggagagaggcagagagagagagacacacagagaaagagagaaacagagagagagggggaaagaggcagagggagagagagggacagagagacagagaaaaagacagagagagagagagacagaggaagagggggaaagaggcagagagagagagcgaaaacgacagaggatgggggagagacagagaataagacacagagagaggcagagagagatagagagagagagagagagagagagagaaaaagacagagagaggaagagaggcagcgaaagagaggggaagagagagagacagagtgagagcaggagagaggcagagagaggggggggtgagagagagggggagagacagagagagagagaaaaagacagagtgggaggggtgagagagaaagagaggggtgagagggacagagagagagaaaaagacagagagagagacagagagagaggggcaaagaggcagagggagagagagggacagagagacagagaaaaagatagatagagagagagagagagagaaaaagacagagaagggagagaggcagcgagagagagagagagacagggggagagagatcgggacagagagaggaagagcggcagcgaggggggggagagagagagacaggtggagagaaaaagaaagagagagatggggacagagagagggatggagagagggagtcacaaagagagaggggaagagagagagcgggagagaggcagagagagagagagaaaaagacagtgagagggctgagggagagagagagagtgacagagatagcggtagagagagagagtgggagagagagagaaaaagacagagagagaaaaagacagagagagaaaaagagagagagagaaaaagagagagagagaaaaagacagagagagaaaaagacagagagagaaaaagacagagagagaaaaagacagagagagaaaaagacagagagagaaaaagacagagagagaaaaagacagagagagaaaaagacagagagagaaaaagacagagagagaaaaagacagagagagaaaaagacagagagagaaaaagagagagagagaaaaagacagagagagaaaaagacaaagagagaaaaagacagagagagaaaaagacagagagagaaaaagacagagagagaaaaagacagagagaggggggacagagagaggggggacagagagagggggactccctgcaagaaaacgggacgtgtgtcggtgagggacCTGGTggttgtttgggtgatgtgcctgtcatggttgaataggtgccagtgtgtgtgacctgtgggttgtgggtgtgcggcttgcaacagtggtaatgtgtgagggtgagaggaagcatctgattgaaagagtttattgcgaggtgggagatgggggccccccttgctggtgagaagccattaaacagcccagagaggcctggctgctcgcgggaaatgggtaaatcaccaggcaggaccaatccactctctgcctctctaccacactctctgcccctctctctctctttttctttctctctgtccccctctctccttctgcctctcgctcctctctctctcaccctctctgtctttctctctctgactctctccccgctctgcctttttctctctctctctctgcctctctccccctctctctctgtccttttctctctctctgcccctctctctctgttgtctttctgaatttctcttgattgaaaagtactcaggtactgtacggcccgtgtgtgtctcagtgtcagctcctgtacatgtacagtacactgtgggtaaaagggaacgattcactcctgtctggtactgtacggcccgtgtgtgtctcagtgtcagctcctgtacatgtacagtacacagtgggtaaaagggaacgattcactgagagattgcaatgttgagtgtaacggttatttgaggggttcagtccctaaacgggctgtgttttgacagacactttttacagtaaggagttgagtttagggaggtgggtacaatctgtgtctgggactcactggccctgtgaaatattgaattttgctcacaatatggtgtgtttggattaatgggggacaaggtttaactgcactgggctggattgttcataaatctctcattgactgggtctttcagaccaggatgggagctgcttatctctctctctgtaaattctaaacaattttacaacaccaagttatagtccaacaaatttattttaaattccacaagctttcggaggcttcctccttcctcaggtgaacggtgtggaaaaaaactgtaaacaccctgaggcactctctgtaaacaccctgaggcagtgaaacactctctgacaaactgttcacaggaaccaacccatcagacatggggaatagacaaatacctgggactggaaatgagcctcccaccaacagagcagagagaaggaggaaatcatcacaccttcaagatctggatcggttttagccatgatgtggagatgccggtgatggactggggttgacaattgtaaacaattttacaacaccaagttatagtccaacgattttatttgaaatttacaagcttttggaggcttcctccttcctcaggtaaatgtcaggaactcctcgaagcctacgcatttataaatcacagaacaatacatggtgattacagatagtctttgcaactgcccgttgccaaggcaatcacagtgttcagacagagaggtgttacctacagagcccccgaatatacagtcaacacaaataaaaacagaaaagagagaggcagaaacatccagaaggcagagaaagccagcatatgacccgttatattaaaaacagatagcttttgttcgctggtggggttacgtgcagcgtgacatgaacccaagatcccggttgaggccgtcctcatgggtgtggatcggttttgtctttggagcaagttctggttaattttactgctttaaagttatgttatgagaccagtgagactgagacacacacacacacacacacacacagactgtacagtcaggagacacgtgtcccttgcacagacattgggtttgaattgagctgagctgtgccacaaatgaatatgggattaaaatctcaaattccaatcagttacatacgggactactgaatatactgaTTGTCCCGTAtgtagtgtctctctgtctgaacactattcgaatcctttgattgccttgacaacgggcagttggaaagattatctgtgatcaccaggcattgtgctctgactatggaatcccacactcacctgacaaaggagaaagcctccgaaagcttgtgattttcaaataaaactgttggactataacctggtgttgtaagattcctgacatttgtccaccccagtccatcaccggcatctccacatcatttgagatattagactgaatctcaatgggtctccctcagggacctgtccgttctcatgttaatccagggacagcccaggacaggactggtttgaccaggagacctgtctgctggaatgagccacatttcaaggacctattttactgatttgaaaccctcacagcctgtctccccctcttccctcaccccaaaccgagtcccccccaccctcagcctgtctccccctcttccctcaccccaaaccgagtcccctccaccctcagcctgtctccccctcttccctcaccccaaaccgagtcccccccaccctcagcctgtctccccctcttccctcaccccaaaccgagtcccccccaccctcagcctgtctccccctcttccctcaccccaaaccgagtcccccccaccctcagcctgtctccccctcttccctcaccccaaaccgagtcccccccaccctcagcctgtctcccccctccccccgtgacccaaacaccccggggacctccgacacatcccaccctgcccggcgtccacattgaaagaactaaagttggggacaggcctctccctccatcccataaTACCAGGCCGCCCATAGTAACGGTCGCTGGGCCTGGGCCCGGAATCCGTTGCCCCTGGAAACCGCGCAGGAACCGAGCGACCCGAGAGCGGCCTcaggcccgactcccagtccccggcctcaggcccctccccgactcccagtccccggcctcaggcccctccccgactcccagtccccggcctcaggcccctccccgactcccagtccccggcctcaggcccctccccgactcccagtccccggcctcaggcccctccccgactcccagtccccggcctcaggcccctccccgactcccagtccccggcctcaggcccctccccgactcccagtccccggcctcaggcccctccccgactcccagtccccggcctcaggccctcacctcctccccccgccctgctcctgcccctcgccGCCCTGAACCAGCTGCTGGCCGCCGGCGCCATCTCCTTCCAACTGCCGTCCAACGCCAGGAAGTGTCTGCGGGAGGAGATCCACAAGGACAGGCTGGTGAGCGGAGAGTCCGAGCTGAGCGAACAGCCGGCCGCCCGCCCCCACctcaagggggagagagaggggggggggggagagaggagggggggggggagagagagggagggggaggagagagggaggggagagagagggagggggggggaggggggggagggggaggggggggagggggagggagggggggagggggagagagggggggagggggggggggagagagaggaggggggggagagagaggagggggggggggggagagagaggagggggggggagagagagagagagggagggagagagagagggagggggggagagagagagggagggggggggggagggggagagagagggagggggggggagggggagagggggagagagagggagggagggggggagggggagagagagagggaggggggggggagagagagagggaggggggggggggggtgagagaggggggggagagagaggggggggggggagagagaggaggggggggagaggaggagggggggggagagagaggaggggagagagagggagggggggggaggggagagagagggagggaggggagagagagaggaggggggggggggggagagagtgagagggggggggggggagagagagaggggggggggtggagagagagaggagggaggggagagagagagggagggggggggagagagagagggagggggggggggagagagagagggagggggggggggagagagagagggaggggggggggagagagagaggagggggggggagagagagagggaggggggggggagagagagagggaggggggggggagagagagagggaggggggggggagagagggagggggggggagagaggaggggggggggagagagagaggggggggaagggagagaggggatgggtgaggaggggagtgggggagaggagggggagaggtgaggtgggagagaggggaggggtgggaggggagtgggggagaggggggggggagaggtgaggtgggggaggggggggggagagggagaggggggagggggggggcgggcggcggtagcttgtcccccattcagtccgaccatgtcccccattcagtccgaccatgtctcccattcagtccgaccatgtctgatttgtatttcactccatttccccccttggttccattccctttaatcccctcacccaacaaaaatccatcagtctcagttttgaaattttcaattgacccccggcctcccccttttccgggggagagagttccagattcccactcccctttgtgtgaagaaatgcttcctgacatcacccctgaacggccgggctctaattttaagattattcccccttgttctggactccccccaccagaggaaatagtttctctctatcgaccccatcaaatcctttaatcatcttaaacccctcgattcgatcaccccttaatcttctacactcgagggaatacaagcctcgtctctgcaacctgtcctcgtaatttaacccttttagccccggtgttattctggtgaatctgcactgcaccccctccaaggccgatatatccttcctgaggggacggtgcccagaactggacgcagtgtctccagatggggtctgaccagagctctgtccagctgtaatataacttccacctctttgtattccagccctcgagataaaggccaacgttccattatcctttttaatgatctttttgtacctttccaccattgggagggtggtgtggggagggagctgtgggggacagttccgggctggagccagggtgtaacctctctgtttcccctccccccaggtGACGGACTCCTCCGGCCACATCCTGTACTCTAAGGAGGAGGCGACTAAGGGCAAATTCGCCTTCACCACTGACGACTACGACATGTTCGAGATCTGCTTCGAGAGCCGCCTGCCCCCGGGTGAGTGAGTCCGAGGGGGGGGTCCTGGGGTACGGGGAGGGCTCGggcagaaataataataaaagggaaaatagctcactgataagaaaaagggatgagaacaaagtccaggtcacaaatagtgtcacaggtaatataaatacttcaggttcatcaaaaaaaaatagaggaaataataaaataactgattaaaaaataatacagcagtgatgaaaaacaagtgtgatatttttaagaagtgagaaaaacagcatagaacatatgaattaagagcaggagtaggccattcggcccctctgccatttgataagatcaaggctgatccgattgtgacctcaaccctactttcccatccacCAACTATTacctttgactcccctgttaatcaggaatccatctaactcagccttaaaaatattcactgaccctgcctccaccgctctctggggaagggagttccacagactcaccaccctctgagagaaaaagtttctcctcatctccgtcttaaatgggagaccatttatttttaaactgtggtccccgagttctagtctctcccacaaggggaaacatcctctcagcatctaccccttctagtctcctcaagatcacctctcattcttctaaactccagcctgtacaggcccaacttgtccaacctttcctcataagataaccccctcatcccaggaatcagtcgagggaaccttctctgaaatgcctccaaagcaagtatgtccttccttaaataaggagaccaaaactgcacacagtatattcTAGATATGGTCTAGTCGGtctgttgcccaaataagagttctctCCACAAGTGCAGATAGCATAAGGaataaaaaaagtgaatcagacggttaaaacaagtataaaaggactgtattggtaggagtgatcaccgcacaggcctcgtggagacgaagtcccgtcttcgcactgaggacaccatccaacgtgttgtgtggcactaccaccatgctaaatgggatagattcagaacagatctagcagctcaaaactgggcatccatgaggcgctgtgggccatcagcagcagcagaattgtattccagcacaatctgtaacctcatggcccgacattttcctcactccaccattaccaacaagtcaggggatcaaccctggttcaaggacgagtgtagaagagcatgccagaagcagcaccagacgtatctaaaaatgaggtgccaacctggtgaagctacaacacaggactacatgcatggtaaacagcggaggcaacatgctgtagacagagctaagcgattccacaaccaacggatcagatcaaagctctgcagtcctgccacatccagttgtgaatggtggtggacaattaaacaactaacgggaggaggaggctctgtaaacatccccatcctcaatgatggcggagtccagcgtgagtgcaaaagacaaggctgaagcgtttgcaaccatcttcagccagaagtgccaagtggataatccgtctcggcctcctcctgatatccccaccatcacagaagccagtcttcagccaatttgtttcactccacgtgatatcaagaaacaagatTGGGAGTGTTAAGAACCTAGTCCCTCTCTGCAtctcctcccctcgcctccagtgcttcaatatcctttctgtagtgtGGGTCTCTCAAGTCAACAATGGATTTACTACATCTTTGTCTGATCTTccagaccgtctctctctctctctctctctccctgcccagatcgccaaggcggagaagccacttgaggtggagctgcgacgattggaggatctgtcagagtcgatcgtcaatgactttgcctacatgaagcagcgagaggaagagatgagggacaccaatggtaggagcacccagcacaggcttcagtctgcaacacccgccccttctccacttactgctctcggtctcggggaccctgtctcgttcctcggtcagcgtcactcacccctccgagtcagaagtttgtgggttttagctccctccacctcccgggacataagcccctctccccttctctcccccatagcacgagcctcagcttcatacggttatccagtcgtcctgtgaaagatgcagtgggttctgcttcaggcactttgtggcaaagcatcccttgccccaactgccctccactcgccctctgagtaaagaggggtggtctagggcttgggtaccaggggtcaggggttaaaaggactgcaggactgatccccagtgtcaaagggacttagtttttaaaaaaacgtacatttatttcgccccttc carries:
- the LOC137311989 gene encoding transmembrane emp24 domain-containing protein 10-like; the protein is TQTPRGPPTHPTLPGVHIERTKVGDRPLPPSHNTRPPIVTVAGPGPGIRCPWKPRRNRATRERPQARLPVPGLRPSPPPPALLLPLAALNQLLAAGAISFQLPSNARKCLREEIHKDRLVTDSSGHILYSKEEATKGKFAFTTDDYDMFEICFESRLPPDRLSLSLSLPAQIAKAEKPLEVELRRLEDLSESIVNDFAYMKQREEEMRDTNESTSARVLYFSIFSMCCLVGLATWQVFYLRRFFKAKKLIE